A genomic window from Streptomyces sp. NBC_00234 includes:
- a CDS encoding Gfo/Idh/MocA family protein, which yields MTDLRIGVLGFGLRGSLARTAHRPGSGARVTALAEPDPRARTEAAVAFPEALISTGHREVVEDPDVDAVLVLTPDHTHADLACEALRAGKPVFVEKPLDISIERCDTILRTAYETGTRLYIGHNMRHMPVVRLMRDLVRGGAVGRVKTIWVRHFVGYGGDWYFKDWHAERQYTTGLLLQKAAHDIDVLHWLAGGYAEDVQALGDLMVYGDNPHRREPGEPKADDWYTKDGHWPPHTQRALNPVIDVEDVSLLNMRLDNGVLAAYQQCHFAPDYWRNYTVIGDAGRLENFGDGPGGCVKVWNTRRSGYRPEADEIHPVPDAEDNAGHGGADPLLVDEFLRFVREGGRTDTSPVAARMAVAAGVRATASLRNGGTPHHVPPLDPELAAYFERGQVRA from the coding sequence ATGACCGACCTCCGTATCGGCGTGCTCGGCTTCGGCCTGCGCGGCTCACTCGCCCGCACCGCCCACCGGCCCGGCTCCGGAGCCCGCGTCACCGCGCTGGCCGAGCCGGACCCGCGCGCCCGTACGGAGGCGGCCGTGGCCTTCCCCGAGGCCCTCATATCGACCGGTCACCGCGAGGTCGTCGAGGACCCCGACGTCGACGCGGTGCTGGTCCTCACCCCCGACCACACCCATGCCGACCTGGCCTGCGAGGCGCTTCGCGCGGGCAAGCCCGTCTTCGTCGAGAAGCCCCTCGACATCAGCATCGAGCGCTGCGACACGATCCTGCGCACGGCGTACGAGACCGGGACCCGGCTCTACATCGGCCACAACATGCGTCACATGCCCGTCGTGCGCCTGATGCGCGACCTCGTCCGGGGCGGTGCGGTCGGCCGGGTCAAGACGATCTGGGTCCGGCACTTCGTCGGCTACGGGGGCGACTGGTACTTCAAGGACTGGCACGCCGAACGGCAGTACACGACGGGGCTGTTGCTCCAGAAGGCCGCCCACGACATCGACGTCCTGCACTGGCTGGCCGGCGGATACGCCGAGGACGTCCAGGCGCTGGGCGACCTGATGGTGTACGGCGACAACCCGCACCGCCGCGAGCCCGGCGAGCCGAAGGCCGACGACTGGTACACCAAGGACGGCCACTGGCCGCCGCACACCCAGCGGGCGCTCAACCCCGTCATCGATGTCGAGGACGTCTCGCTGCTCAACATGCGCCTCGACAACGGGGTGCTCGCCGCCTACCAGCAGTGCCACTTCGCTCCCGACTACTGGCGCAACTACACCGTGATCGGTGACGCGGGCCGCCTGGAGAACTTCGGCGACGGCCCCGGCGGCTGCGTCAAGGTGTGGAACACCCGGCGCTCCGGCTACCGCCCCGAGGCGGACGAGATCCACCCGGTCCCGGACGCCGAGGACAACGCGGGCCACGGCGGCGCGGACCCGCTGCTGGTCGACGAGTTCCTCCGGTTCGTACGGGAGGGGGGTCGTACGGACACCTCACCGGTGGCTGCCCGGATGGCGGTCGCGGCGGGTGTACGGGCGACGGCTTCCCTGCGCAACGGGGGCACCCCGCACCACGTGCCCCCGCTGGATCCGGAGCTGGCGGCCTACTTCGAACGCGGCCAGGTCCGCGCCTGA